The Oceanisphaera avium genome includes a region encoding these proteins:
- a CDS encoding type I secretion system permease/ATPase has product MKEAQSGLDPLLQSLVFLTKFYGHPYQGEALINGLPLADGKLTPLLFSRAAERAELSAHHADYALADISDLLLPCILLFNDGSAGVLLEIDAKQQRARLLLPTTGEGEQWLALDKLAPSFSGHVIFTKPKFRYDARSPKVLKTQEGHWFWGTLRGSTYIYRDVLIGSLLINLFALTTPLFTMNVYDKIVPNLAFDSLWVLAIGATIVFIFDFILRMLRSHFIDIAGKKADVLLSAQIFSKVMGMRMEARPPSTGAFAKHLQEFESVRDFLTSATVTTLVDIPFAILFLFIIWVFAGAMVWVPIMAILLLLLVSLAVQGQLRRSIEEGSRLASQKNANLVEGIAGLETIKLFGAQGTFQHRWEQAVSHIAQWGMKTRRITNSVSTLAAVTMQFSTIALIILGVYLIAAGDLSMGGLIAAVMLSGRAISPIVQVAVLSTRYNQARSAMTILEEIMASPEEHAVGRRFVHHPHFKGDILFTDLSFRYPHTEHDVLTNINLNIKAGEKVAIIGRIGSGKTTLERLMVGLYRPTGGSLRIDGIDIEQLQPAALRANIGCVPQDVTLFYGSIRDNIVIANPLADENQVLRAAQRAGVTLFTNQDPNGLDKQVGEGGRQLSGGQRQAIAIARALLNEPAVLMFDEPTSNMDNRSELYIKEELLKLSAKQTLLLVTHRTSMLEVVDRVIVLEQGKIVADGPKGQVLQQLKVGKVRVQEASNG; this is encoded by the coding sequence CAAAGCTTGGTTTTTTTAACTAAATTTTACGGTCATCCCTATCAAGGTGAAGCCTTAATTAATGGCTTGCCTTTAGCTGACGGTAAATTAACGCCATTATTATTTTCTCGCGCTGCCGAGCGTGCCGAGCTTTCTGCTCATCATGCTGATTATGCCCTAGCAGATATTTCAGACTTATTACTACCTTGCATATTATTATTTAATGATGGCAGTGCAGGTGTGTTATTAGAAATAGATGCTAAGCAACAACGTGCTCGCCTGCTATTGCCCACCACAGGTGAGGGTGAGCAATGGTTAGCGCTAGATAAATTAGCGCCCAGCTTTAGCGGCCATGTTATTTTTACTAAGCCTAAATTTCGCTACGATGCCCGCTCGCCTAAGGTATTAAAAACTCAGGAAGGGCATTGGTTTTGGGGCACCTTGCGTGGCTCTACCTACATCTATCGCGACGTCTTAATTGGCTCTTTGCTAATTAACTTATTTGCGCTCACCACCCCGCTATTTACGATGAACGTCTATGACAAAATCGTCCCCAATTTAGCTTTTGACTCCTTATGGGTGCTGGCCATTGGCGCCACTATCGTTTTTATTTTTGACTTTATATTACGCATGCTCCGCAGTCATTTTATTGATATAGCGGGTAAAAAAGCCGATGTATTATTATCGGCACAAATATTTTCTAAAGTCATGGGCATGCGCATGGAAGCGCGTCCACCCTCGACCGGAGCCTTTGCTAAACATTTACAAGAATTTGAGTCAGTCAGAGATTTTCTTACTTCTGCAACTGTGACCACGTTAGTGGATATCCCCTTTGCCATCCTGTTTCTGTTTATTATTTGGGTATTTGCGGGCGCCATGGTGTGGGTGCCAATTATGGCTATTTTGTTATTACTACTAGTGAGCCTAGCGGTACAAGGGCAATTGAGACGCAGTATTGAAGAGGGCTCACGATTAGCCTCCCAAAAAAATGCCAATTTAGTAGAAGGAATCGCCGGATTAGAAACCATTAAGTTATTTGGTGCACAAGGCACCTTTCAGCATCGGTGGGAGCAAGCGGTTAGTCATATCGCGCAGTGGGGCATGAAGACGCGCCGTATTACCAATTCCGTATCAACGCTTGCAGCGGTCACCATGCAGTTTTCTACGATCGCGTTAATTATTCTCGGTGTCTATTTAATTGCTGCCGGAGACTTATCGATGGGCGGCTTAATTGCGGCGGTCATGTTAAGTGGTCGCGCGATTAGCCCCATAGTGCAAGTCGCTGTGTTATCCACCCGTTATAATCAAGCGCGCTCGGCCATGACTATTTTAGAAGAAATTATGGCTTCTCCTGAAGAGCACGCCGTGGGGCGGCGCTTTGTGCATCACCCTCACTTTAAAGGCGATATTTTATTTACCGACTTAAGTTTTCGCTACCCCCATACCGAACATGATGTGCTAACGAATATTAACCTTAATATTAAAGCCGGTGAAAAAGTCGCCATTATTGGCCGTATTGGCTCAGGGAAAACTACCCTAGAGCGATTAATGGTGGGTTTATATCGGCCCACAGGTGGCAGCTTGCGCATTGATGGCATCGATATCGAACAATTACAGCCAGCCGCACTGCGCGCTAATATTGGCTGTGTGCCACAAGATGTAACGCTTTTTTATGGCTCTATTCGCGATAATATCGTTATTGCTAATCCACTCGCAGATGAAAACCAAGTATTAAGAGCGGCACAACGCGCTGGAGTCACTTTATTCACTAACCAAGATCCAAATGGCTTAGATAAACAAGTGGGTGAAGGAGGGCGACAATTATCGGGCGGACAGCGCCAAGCCATTGCCATTGCTAGGGCGCTGCTTAATGAACCCGCAGTCTTGATGTTTGATGAGCCCACTTCCAATATGGATAACCGCTCTGAGCTTTATATTAAAGAAGAGTTACTGAAATTATCGGCTAAACAAACCTTATTATTAGTAACTCATCGCACTTCCATGTTGGAGGTGGTAGATAGAGTTATTGTACTAGAGCAAGGGAAAATAGTGGCCGATGGCCCTAAAGGCCAAGTATTACAACAATTAAAAGTAGGTAAAGTGCGGGTTCAGGAGGCATCTAATGGCTAA